Proteins encoded within one genomic window of Planctomycetia bacterium:
- a CDS encoding di-heme oxidoredictase family protein: MSERSSPALFGAGRINRIPAEAIRALSDAQANDDDGIAGQVTEIGGDVGRFGWRAQIASLADFVGSACANELGLEVNGHPQAEDPLATNPAAHGIDLEASDVAALTAFVAALPVPLEANTSAGPVKEGHELFNQIGCANCHVETLADVSGLYSDLLLHEMGPQLADAPTQTGSSTARSGIANMPGVPPGGFPLTAADYLGAFSGTELSSKWRTPPLWCVADTAPYLHDGRAATLHEAIAAHGGEATQVAGRFRRLSPRRKQSLVAFLNALHGPNYSP; the protein is encoded by the coding sequence GTGAGTGAGCGAAGCTCGCCGGCGCTCTTTGGCGCAGGGCGAATCAATCGCATTCCCGCGGAGGCAATTCGTGCCTTGTCCGACGCCCAAGCGAACGACGACGACGGCATTGCCGGCCAAGTGACGGAAATCGGTGGCGATGTCGGACGGTTTGGCTGGCGGGCACAAATCGCTTCTCTCGCAGATTTCGTGGGGAGCGCTTGTGCGAATGAATTGGGCCTAGAGGTCAACGGTCATCCGCAAGCAGAAGATCCTCTCGCGACGAACCCAGCGGCACATGGGATCGACCTGGAGGCCAGTGATGTCGCAGCACTGACTGCATTTGTGGCGGCGCTACCCGTGCCGCTCGAAGCAAATACCAGCGCGGGACCAGTTAAAGAAGGACACGAACTTTTCAATCAAATCGGCTGTGCCAACTGCCATGTTGAGACGTTAGCGGATGTGTCGGGACTGTATAGCGACCTCTTGCTGCACGAGATGGGTCCGCAGCTTGCCGATGCGCCGACGCAAACGGGCTCGTCAACTGCGCGAAGTGGCATTGCTAACATGCCAGGTGTTCCTCCTGGCGGATTCCCGCTGACTGCGGCGGACTATTTGGGAGCATTCAGTGGAACAGAGCTGTCGAGCAAGTGGCGCACGCCACCACTATGGTGCGTCGCTGACACTGCGCCTTACCTTCACGACGGGCGTGCTGCAACACTCCACGAAGCGATTGCCGCGCATGGCGGTGAGGCTACCCAAGTCGCGGGGCGCTTTCGTCGACTATCTCCGCGACGAAAACAATCGCTGGTGGCCTTCTTGAACGCACTTCATGGTCCGAATTATTCGCCGTAG